One segment of Haloplanus natans DSM 17983 DNA contains the following:
- a CDS encoding zinc-dependent alcohol dehydrogenase, with product MTGSVEGGRSGVDPPASGRSLYFTGPRTVRIEREAISGPDPDEVLVETRVSAVSSGTELLIYRGEMPRDLPADGSIDALTGDLSYPLKYGYATVGDVVATGSAVDDGWRGRTVFAFNPHESHFTATPDDLVPVPEGLSPSTAALLPTAETATTLVMDGRPRVGERVVVFGAGMVGLVTTSVLAEFPLERLTVVEPVAHRREMAASLGADETLTPDRAARVGERGDPAGADLVYELSGQPTTLDDAIDAVGYDGRIVVGSWYGRKRAETDLGGFFHRNRIDVSSSQVSTLAPDLRGRWTKERRLDTAWERLDDVAADRLVTHRVPFEDAAEAYRLLDEGPENALQVLLTYE from the coding sequence GTGACAGGGAGCGTCGAGGGCGGGCGATCCGGAGTCGACCCGCCGGCGAGCGGCCGATCACTCTACTTCACCGGCCCCCGGACGGTCCGGATCGAACGGGAGGCTATTTCCGGCCCCGATCCGGACGAGGTGCTCGTCGAGACACGGGTCTCGGCGGTGAGTTCGGGCACCGAACTCCTGATCTATCGGGGCGAGATGCCCCGCGACCTCCCGGCCGACGGGAGCATCGACGCTCTCACGGGCGACCTGAGCTACCCGCTCAAATACGGCTACGCGACGGTCGGCGACGTGGTGGCGACGGGATCGGCCGTCGACGACGGCTGGCGCGGGCGGACGGTCTTCGCGTTCAACCCCCACGAGAGCCACTTCACGGCCACGCCGGACGACCTCGTGCCCGTCCCGGAGGGGCTGTCTCCGTCGACGGCCGCCCTGCTCCCCACCGCGGAGACGGCGACGACGCTCGTCATGGACGGCCGGCCGCGGGTGGGCGAACGCGTCGTCGTCTTCGGCGCGGGGATGGTCGGTCTCGTCACGACGAGCGTCCTCGCCGAGTTCCCGCTGGAGCGGTTGACGGTGGTCGAACCCGTCGCTCACCGGCGGGAGATGGCGGCGAGCCTCGGCGCCGACGAGACGCTGACGCCCGACCGGGCGGCGCGGGTCGGCGAACGGGGCGATCCGGCGGGCGCGGATCTGGTGTACGAACTCTCCGGGCAGCCGACGACGCTCGACGACGCCATCGACGCCGTCGGCTACGACGGGCGAATCGTCGTCGGGTCGTGGTACGGGCGCAAGCGCGCCGAAACGGATCTGGGTGGGTTCTTTCACCGCAACCGGATCGACGTATCCTCGAGCCAGGTGAGCACGCTCGCGCCCGACCTCCGGGGGCGGTGGACGAAGGAGCGGCGGCTAGACACCGCGTGGGAACGGCTGGACGACGTGGCGGCCGACCGCCTCGTCACCCACCGCGTCCCCTTCGAGGACGCCGCCGAGGCCTACCGCCTCCTCGACGAGGGGCCGGAGAACGCGCTACAGGTGTTGCTGACGTACGAGTAG
- a CDS encoding 6-pyruvoyl trahydropterin synthase family protein, with amino-acid sequence MYRLSVSRDFVAQHFLTVPNPGPEGEVHSHHFEVAVRLAGPELNEYGYLVDIDAVNAALDELEARYRDALLNDLPEFEGENPSVERFARLFGDRFVERVPTEMPTELTVRMWEDEDAWASHERAL; translated from the coding sequence ATGTACCGGCTCTCGGTTTCGCGGGACTTCGTCGCCCAGCATTTCCTGACCGTCCCGAACCCCGGCCCGGAGGGGGAGGTACACAGCCACCACTTCGAGGTGGCCGTCCGCCTCGCCGGCCCCGAACTGAACGAGTACGGCTACCTCGTCGACATCGACGCCGTGAACGCCGCGCTCGACGAGTTGGAGGCCCGGTATCGCGACGCGCTCTTGAACGACCTGCCGGAGTTCGAGGGGGAGAACCCGAGCGTCGAGCGGTTCGCCCGCCTGTTCGGCGACCGGTTCGTCGAGCGCGTCCCCACGGAGATGCCCACGGAACTGACCGTCCGGATGTGGGAAGACGAGGACGCGTGGGCGAGTCACGAGCGAGCCCTCTGA
- a CDS encoding class I SAM-dependent methyltransferase — translation MEHADRRYLEAKRTVDDRALDHRVRDRLLDELPDAPRIREAGVGTGVTVPRLLDWGVTAGDYLGVDRDPDVIEYARERRASECGGDRIEGGFRVDDLTVRFEQGDALTAFEGAEADCVVAQAFLDLVPVDGALDAFADALTPGGLVYAPITFDGETTFQPDHPADDAVVAAYHDAIDAEPGRDARAGRHLLDRCRARDGDLLAVGASDWIVYPPYPADERAFLATILEFVAEAVGGRVAGADDWLRTRRRQLDAGRLSYVAHGYDALYRVE, via the coding sequence ATGGAGCACGCCGACCGGCGGTATCTGGAGGCGAAGCGGACGGTCGACGACCGGGCGCTCGACCACCGGGTCCGTGACCGCCTCCTCGACGAACTCCCGGACGCGCCGCGGATTCGCGAGGCCGGCGTCGGGACGGGCGTCACGGTACCTCGACTCCTCGACTGGGGGGTCACCGCCGGCGACTATCTGGGCGTCGACCGCGACCCCGACGTGATCGAGTACGCTCGGGAGCGACGGGCGAGCGAGTGCGGCGGCGACCGGATCGAGGGCGGATTTCGAGTGGACGACCTGACCGTCCGGTTCGAGCAGGGGGACGCGCTGACGGCGTTCGAGGGGGCGGAGGCCGACTGCGTCGTCGCACAGGCGTTTCTCGATCTGGTTCCGGTCGACGGCGCGCTGGACGCCTTCGCCGACGCGCTGACACCGGGTGGCCTGGTGTATGCGCCGATCACCTTCGACGGCGAGACGACCTTCCAACCCGACCACCCGGCCGACGACGCCGTCGTCGCGGCGTACCACGACGCCATCGACGCCGAACCGGGCCGGGACGCCCGCGCCGGCCGGCACCTGCTCGACCGCTGTCGCGCCCGCGACGGTGACCTGCTTGCCGTCGGCGCGTCGGACTGGATCGTCTACCCCCCGTATCCGGCCGACGAGCGGGCCTTTCTCGCGACGATTCTGGAGTTCGTCGCCGAGGCGGTCGGCGGGCGAGTCGCGGGCGCGGACGACTGGCTCCGGACGCGCCGCCGCCAACTCGACGCCGGGCGGTTGAGCTACGTCGCACACGGCTACGACGCCCTCTACCGCGTCGAGTGA
- a CDS encoding lysylphosphatidylglycerol synthase transmembrane domain-containing protein, protein MRNGRRRTAGWALVALVGLWLYLWTVGVDAIVSALGRVDPADAAALVAAGWMSVVAWGVSLHLVLRRLDAPTTLPASVGLFAASAFLNNVTPFGQAGGDPVSGALVARIEGIPFERGFAGVVSVGAANTVAVVGLGVCGGAAILATAAVGDALRVALVVTAAVVAAAGVVAVLAWRRRERLVVRAGGWLGDGMERLGGVVPGVDPPDRERIVEGSRGFVVALERVGDSRRRLAAVLLLGVCGHLAVAATLWLSLAALDATVSPVRVLVVVPVARLAGASPTPGGTASAEALLTGLLVAVGGVAMPVAAAAALVYRAAAFWLPTAGGGVVTALLLLTAQDSRR, encoded by the coding sequence ATGCGTAACGGCCGGCGGCGGACGGCCGGGTGGGCGCTCGTCGCGCTCGTCGGCCTGTGGCTCTACCTGTGGACCGTCGGCGTCGACGCCATCGTTTCGGCGCTCGGGCGGGTCGACCCCGCCGACGCCGCGGCGCTCGTCGCCGCCGGCTGGATGTCCGTTGTCGCCTGGGGCGTCTCGCTCCATCTCGTCCTCCGTCGGCTGGACGCGCCGACGACGCTGCCGGCGTCGGTCGGGCTGTTCGCGGCGTCGGCGTTCCTGAACAACGTCACGCCGTTCGGACAGGCGGGGGGCGACCCGGTGAGCGGGGCGCTGGTGGCGCGGATCGAGGGGATTCCCTTCGAGCGCGGGTTCGCGGGCGTCGTGAGCGTGGGCGCCGCCAACACCGTCGCCGTCGTCGGTCTCGGGGTCTGCGGGGGCGCCGCCATCCTCGCGACGGCCGCCGTCGGGGACGCGCTCCGCGTCGCCCTCGTGGTCACCGCGGCGGTCGTGGCGGCGGCCGGCGTCGTCGCGGTCCTAGCGTGGCGGCGGCGCGAGCGACTCGTCGTCCGCGCCGGCGGGTGGCTCGGGGACGGGATGGAACGGCTCGGCGGCGTGGTCCCCGGCGTCGACCCGCCGGACCGGGAACGGATCGTCGAAGGGAGCCGGGGATTCGTCGTCGCGCTCGAACGCGTCGGTGACTCGCGACGACGGCTCGCGGCCGTCCTCCTGCTCGGCGTTTGCGGCCATCTCGCGGTGGCGGCGACGCTGTGGCTCTCGCTCGCGGCGCTCGACGCCACCGTCTCGCCCGTCCGGGTGCTGGTCGTCGTGCCCGTCGCGCGGCTGGCCGGCGCGTCGCCGACGCCCGGCGGGACGGCGAGCGCGGAGGCGCTGCTGACCGGGTTGCTCGTGGCCGTGGGCGGCGTCGCGATGCCCGTCGCCGCCGCCGCGGCGCTGGTCTACCGGGCCGCCGCGTTCTGGCTCCCGACGGCCGGAGGTGGCGTCGTCACCGCGCTCTTGCTCCTGACCGCTCAGGACTCGCGGCGGTAG
- a CDS encoding DUF7475 family protein: protein MTTPFETESLTPLHWIGIVLASITGVVHLYFGVLAIDTAQGVSFVLAGVAFFVAIFLLLVDVRRRLLYLVGIPFTGIQVVLYFVFNWPDVLSPGGIGDKIVQISLIAILVVLYRRES, encoded by the coding sequence ATGACAACTCCTTTCGAGACCGAGTCGCTCACGCCGCTTCACTGGATCGGCATCGTCCTCGCCAGCATCACCGGCGTCGTCCACCTCTACTTCGGTGTCCTCGCCATCGACACCGCGCAGGGTGTCAGCTTCGTCCTCGCCGGTGTCGCCTTCTTCGTCGCCATTTTCCTGCTTCTCGTCGACGTTCGCCGTCGCCTCCTCTATCTCGTCGGGATTCCGTTCACGGGCATCCAGGTCGTCCTCTACTTCGTCTTCAACTGGCCGGACGTGCTCAGTCCGGGCGGTATCGGGGACAAAATCGTTCAGATCTCCCTGATCGCTATTCTGGTCGTCCTCTACCGCCGCGAGTCCTGA
- a CDS encoding glycosyltransferase family A protein has translation MGIEYVRRAADPAVSVVVPSVPTYDHEPTIDELEAQTLDRPYEIILVDDGTVDRSAARNRGLEAASAEVVAMTDDDTRPPETWLTTAYEAFAADPDLVCLEGPVYGGCRSFGPRHYVGCNLAARRDAALDVGGFRSAFSEWREDVEFGWRMEAEADGHCRFEEAFRMCHPDVPRTAFDPKLERRLRREYPDRYADVMDVTWTRRWYRRARAAGLTQPVQRVRNAIGRRLWGECRSRW, from the coding sequence ATGGGAATCGAGTACGTGCGGCGAGCGGCGGACCCGGCGGTGTCGGTCGTCGTCCCCTCGGTGCCGACGTACGACCACGAACCGACCATCGACGAGCTAGAGGCACAGACCCTCGATCGGCCGTACGAAATCATCCTCGTCGACGACGGTACCGTCGACCGGTCGGCGGCCCGCAACCGGGGGCTGGAGGCGGCGTCGGCCGAGGTGGTGGCGATGACCGACGACGACACCAGACCACCGGAGACCTGGCTGACGACCGCATACGAGGCGTTCGCGGCCGATCCGGACCTGGTCTGTCTGGAGGGGCCGGTGTACGGCGGCTGTCGGAGCTTCGGACCCCGCCACTACGTCGGCTGTAACCTCGCGGCGCGCCGTGACGCCGCGCTCGACGTAGGGGGTTTTCGGTCGGCGTTCTCCGAGTGGCGCGAGGACGTGGAGTTCGGGTGGCGAATGGAGGCGGAAGCCGACGGACACTGTCGATTCGAGGAGGCGTTCCGGATGTGTCACCCGGACGTACCGCGGACGGCGTTCGACCCGAAGCTAGAGCGGCGGCTGAGACGTGAGTATCCGGATCGCTACGCCGACGTGATGGACGTGACGTGGACGCGGCGGTGGTATCGGCGGGCGCGGGCGGCGGGGCTCACCCAGCCGGTTCAACGGGTTCGTAACGCCATTGGCCGCCGGCTCTGGGGGGAGTGCCGCAGCCGATGGTAG
- a CDS encoding type II glyceraldehyde-3-phosphate dehydrogenase has product MIRVGVNGYGTIGKRVADAVNSMPDMELVGIGKASPNHTADAAAKRGYDIYVPEGREDRWDDAGMAVAGDIDDLIDASDIVADATPAGMGAEYRPVYEEHDTPALFQGGEGADVAEASFTARANYSEATDKEYVRIVSCNTTGLNRMFAPLHEEYGVERASITLVRCRGEHAVISADPVSLPSHHGPDALEVIPDMGPVMTMGMKVPTVRHHFHGINVELGAEPSAEEVRDLLASQSRIHVVDGDLGIDSGWELQEFALDRGRDRMNLYENQIFEDSISVDGTQLHLFQSIHRESDVVPENVDAIRAMMGEADAEESIELTNEVMGIGDI; this is encoded by the coding sequence ATGATCCGCGTAGGCGTTAACGGGTACGGTACTATCGGCAAGCGGGTTGCCGACGCAGTGAACTCGATGCCGGACATGGAACTCGTCGGCATCGGCAAGGCCAGTCCGAACCACACGGCGGACGCGGCCGCGAAGCGTGGCTACGACATCTACGTTCCCGAGGGCCGCGAGGACCGCTGGGACGACGCCGGCATGGCTGTCGCGGGCGACATCGACGACCTGATCGACGCGAGCGACATCGTCGCCGACGCGACACCGGCCGGGATGGGCGCGGAGTACCGCCCCGTCTACGAGGAACACGACACGCCCGCCCTCTTCCAGGGCGGCGAGGGGGCGGACGTGGCCGAGGCAAGCTTCACTGCCCGGGCCAATTACTCGGAAGCGACCGACAAGGAGTACGTCCGCATCGTCTCCTGTAACACCACGGGGCTGAACCGGATGTTCGCGCCGCTCCACGAGGAGTACGGCGTCGAGCGTGCGTCCATTACACTCGTGCGCTGTCGGGGCGAGCACGCGGTCATCTCGGCCGATCCGGTCTCGCTTCCATCCCATCACGGCCCGGACGCCCTCGAAGTCATCCCGGACATGGGGCCGGTCATGACGATGGGGATGAAGGTGCCGACGGTGCGACACCACTTCCACGGCATCAACGTGGAACTCGGGGCGGAGCCGAGCGCCGAGGAGGTCCGTGATCTGCTCGCCTCACAGTCGCGCATCCACGTCGTCGACGGCGACCTGGGCATCGACTCCGGGTGGGAACTCCAGGAGTTCGCCCTCGACCGGGGTCGCGACCGGATGAACCTCTACGAGAACCAGATCTTCGAGGACTCCATCAGCGTGGACGGCACCCAGCTCCACCTCTTCCAGTCCATCCACCGCGAGAGCGACGTGGTGCCGGAGAACGTGGATGCCATCCGCGCCATGATGGGCGAGGCCGACGCGGAAGAGAGCATCGAGCTGACGAACGAGGTCATGGGGATCGGCGACATTTAA